AGACCGGTGCCGAGGTGAAGCGCGTCGACCTGCCGCTGCCGGCCGGTGCCCAGGTCAGTTCGATCAGTACCGACCAACCGGGTAGCCCGCTGGTGGTGCTGGGCCTGTCCAACGGCCAGGCGATCGTGTTCCACCACACCTACAAGATCACCTACCCGGACAACAAGAAGACCATCGAGGCGGGCATCGACTTCCCCTATGGTCAGGACGCCTTCACCCTCGACGAGCAGGGCCGTGCGCTGGAGCACGTGAGCGTCAACGTCAATGGCGAGACCTTGCTGCTGGCCGGCTCCACCGGTTCGCACCTGCAGGTCATCGAGCTGGCGCGTACCGAGAACATGATGACCGGCGAGGTCACCACCGAGCAGAACCGCATCGAGCTGCCGCAGATGACCGAGACGGTGAAGAACATCTTCATCGACCCGCGCCAGCAGTGGCTGTACGTGGTCAACGGCCGGGCCACCGCCGATGTTTTCAACCTGCGCGACAAGAGCCTCAACGGGCGCTACAAGCTGTCCGAGAACGGCGACACCGAAATCACCGCGACCGCCCAGCTGGTCGGCGGCATCTCGCTGATCTTCGGCGATTCCAAGGGTGGCCTGAGCCAGTGGTTCATGGCCCGCGACCCGGACGGCGAGTCGCGCTTCAAGCTGATTCGCAGCTTCCAGCTGGGCAAGGCGCCGGTGGTGCAGATCGACGCCGAAGAGCGCCGCAAGGGCTTCATCGCCCTGGACAGCGACGGCAAGCTTGGCGTATTCCACAGCACCGCGCACCGTACCCTGCTGGTCGAGCCGGTGGCTGAGGGCGCGGGTGTCCTCGCCCTGTCGCCGCGCGCCAACCGCGTCATCATCGAAGCGGGTGGCAAGCTGCTGCCCCTGAGCCTGCGCAACCCGCACCCTGAGATCTCCTTCAGCGCGCTGTGGGGCAAGGTCTGGTACGAGAACTACGACGAGCCCAAGTATGTCTGGCAGTCGACCGCCTCGAACACCGACTTCGAACCCAAGCTGAGCCTGTCGCCACTGACCTTCGGTACGCTCAAGGCCGCGTTCTACGCGATGATCCTGGCCGCGCCGCTGGCCATCGCCGCGGCGATCTACACCGCCTACTTCATGGCCCCGGGCATGCGCCGCAAGGTCAAGCCGGTGATCGAGCTGATGGAAGCGATGCCGACGGTGATCCTCGGCTTCTTCGCCGGCCTGTTCCTGGCGCCGTACCTCGAAGGCCACCTGCCGGGGGTGTTCAGCCTGTTGCTGATCCTGCCGATCGGCATCCTGGTCGCCGGTTTCGCCTGGAGCCGCCTGCCGGAGTCGATCCGCCTGCGCATCCCGGATGGCTGGGAAGCGGCGATCCTGATCCCGGTCATTCTCGCGATCGGCTGGTTCGCCCTGTCCATGAGCCCGTTCCTCGAGAGCTGGTTCTTCGGCGGCGACATGCGCCTGTGGATCACCAACGACCTCGGCATCACCTACGACCAGCGCAACGCCCTGGTGGTCGGTATCGCCATGGGCTTCGCGGTCATCCCGAACATCTACTCCATCGCCGAAGACGCCGTGTTCAGCGTGCCGCGCAGCCTGACCCTGGGCTCCCTGGCCCTGGGCGCGACGCCGTGGCAGACCCTGACCCGCGTGGTCATCCTCACCGCCAGCCCGGGTATCTTCTCGGCGCTGATGATCGGCATGGGCCGCGCGGTGGGCGAGACCATGATCGTGCTCATGGCCACCGGCAACACCCCGGTGATGGAACTGAACCTGTTCGAGGGCATGCGCACCCTGGCCGCCAACGTGGCCGTGGAAATGCCTGAATCGGAAGTCGGCGGCAGCCACTATCGTGTGCTGTTCCTCGCCGCCCTCGTGCTGCTGATGTTCACCTTCGTGATGAACACCTTGGCCGAGCTGATTCGCCAGCGCCTGCGCAAGAAATACTCGTCGCTTTGATAGAAAGGTAGAGATCCGTGAAAAAGGATTCCCTCAAAGGCTGGTTCAAGAGCGGCGCCCCAGGCGTCTGGATCAGCGGTGGCGCGGTCGCCATGGCGGTGATCATGACCGTCGGCCTGCTGGCCGTGATCGCCGTGCGCGGCCTGGGCCACTTCTGGCCGGCCGACCTGATTCAGGCCACCTACAAGGTGCCGGGCCAGGCCGACCATGTGATCATCGGTGAAGTGGTCCAGAAAGAAGAAGTACCCCGTGAACGCCTCAAGGGCGCCGGTTTGCCGGTGCCCGACCAGGGCCCGGAGTTCATGACCCGTGAGCTGGTCAAGATCGGCAACCGCGACCTCAACGGCAGCGACTTCACCTGGCTGGTCGGCGATTGGCTGGTGGACCAGCAAAAGCCGGCCGACCTGATCGCCCTGGAACGCCGCGAGTGGGGCAACTTCTACGGCTACCTGGTCAGCGTCAAGGAAGAAGGCCGCGTGGTCGCCCAGGGCCCCGAGGCCTGGAACGAGCTGCAGGCCCGTCTCAAGCGCGCCAGCGAGCTCAACGACCAGCTGGTGAAACTGGAGAAGAAGGACATCGGCGCCATCAACCATGGCCTCGAACGCCTGCGCCTGCACAGCCGCAAGCTGGAGCTGGATGGCAAGCTGGATGCCGCCGCCCAGGCCGACATGGATGCCGAACGCGCCGAGCTGAACAACCGCTACAAGGCCATCGAAGAGCGCCTGACCGGCCTGCACCAGGCCTTCGCCCGCGACAGCCTGGTGGCCCGCGACGGCAATGGC
The window above is part of the Pseudomonas muyukensis genome. Proteins encoded here:
- a CDS encoding ABC transporter permease subunit; the encoded protein is MNDLANSTMTQNSPPVRIDFNTPELQRKRRLRALKDRLTRWYVLVGGLAVLAAITLIFFYLAYVVLPLFQGAELTSKKALEPTWLQQDAGKPLLIALEEQNLVGMRVSDKGQALFFDTKTGAEVKRVDLPLPAGAQVSSISTDQPGSPLVVLGLSNGQAIVFHHTYKITYPDNKKTIEAGIDFPYGQDAFTLDEQGRALEHVSVNVNGETLLLAGSTGSHLQVIELARTENMMTGEVTTEQNRIELPQMTETVKNIFIDPRQQWLYVVNGRATADVFNLRDKSLNGRYKLSENGDTEITATAQLVGGISLIFGDSKGGLSQWFMARDPDGESRFKLIRSFQLGKAPVVQIDAEERRKGFIALDSDGKLGVFHSTAHRTLLVEPVAEGAGVLALSPRANRVIIEAGGKLLPLSLRNPHPEISFSALWGKVWYENYDEPKYVWQSTASNTDFEPKLSLSPLTFGTLKAAFYAMILAAPLAIAAAIYTAYFMAPGMRRKVKPVIELMEAMPTVILGFFAGLFLAPYLEGHLPGVFSLLLILPIGILVAGFAWSRLPESIRLRIPDGWEAAILIPVILAIGWFALSMSPFLESWFFGGDMRLWITNDLGITYDQRNALVVGIAMGFAVIPNIYSIAEDAVFSVPRSLTLGSLALGATPWQTLTRVVILTASPGIFSALMIGMGRAVGETMIVLMATGNTPVMELNLFEGMRTLAANVAVEMPESEVGGSHYRVLFLAALVLLMFTFVMNTLAELIRQRLRKKYSSL